TTCCAGGGTTGAGAAACGGGAACaattacacactgttggtgggaatgcaaattagttcagcctatgTGGAAAgctgtttggagatttctcaaagagctaaaaatggaattattatttacccagcaatcccatactgggtatatactcagaggaaaataaattgttctaccaaaaagacacctgcactcatgTTTACCAcaacaccattcacaatagcaaaggcatggaatcaacccaggtaccCATAATGgcggactagataaagaaaatgtggtacatatacaccacggaatactatacagccattaaaaagaatgaaatcctgtcctttgcagcaacatggatgcagctggaggccattagcctaatcaaattaatgcagaaacagaaaaacaaatactgcgtGTCCTCACTTGTAAGTTGGAACTCAAcattgtgtacacatggacacaaagataggaacaatagacactggtgtaaaaaaaaaaaaaaaagtagaggttcctcttcaaagactttcttccccatctaattaggaataaacaGTAACTTtccttagaagcaaaatttattcaaagacctgtgccaacattcttaaatatctgctatctgtaataaagaaatcaatgtactttatgttatctcccacaatttagcctaaatatttgccctggcatgcttatactggtccaagcaagcattaggtcatagcctgttcctcttccttatttgaaggtgtttttacctttctcagcattccacaagttacttcctccttcctttgttctcctctgcctttgcctcttttaaaaggttctaagttgctagccaatcaggacaaatacagaaggtgaggtcccgttccagccaGTGGAAATCAGACACAGCAGTAGTGTGGACgcatcaggttataaatgaccctgtctcctttgttctgtGTACTCTGGTGACAAAACTGCTagtgagtgtaccctttctgcagaaagtaaaaatggccttgctgaagaaattaaatttatgttcaagtgctatttctttacggcactggggaacaagcatttctaacactggggattcatgggaagggagggagtggggcaagggttgaaaaactaaaaaactacctatcgggtACTATGTTTGCTACTTGGGTGATGGGGTCATCAGAAGCCTGAacctcagcattatgcaatactcacgtaacaaacctgcatgtgtatcccTTGAatcttaaaaaagataaaaatattaaaaaaataaatctagggTTACACTGGAGAATAAGCCTTGGGAATAAGCTGTAACAAATAAAAGTTGACTCTACTAATAGCCTAGGATACTCAAACAGGGCTAAAGTGGCCCCAGTCCATAGCAGTATGTTACccgaaaaaaacaagcaaatgctaatTCTCTCTGGAGGCAGCATGCTCAATTTAGTTTCTGACTCCCACAGATGACCTTCAACCACATATAAGTTCAGAATAAAAATGCTAAACATGAAGACACAAGTATTGATGTGTCAGCAGAGAAACAAAACATTCGCTGTAAACCACTGTTAAGTCATATTGGATTTATCTGTTAATTTTGACTGCAAAATATTTCACCATAATTTATTCATCCACTATCGTCAATGGGCATTtggtttgttgttgctattgtgagCAGTTCTACTAAGAACTTTAATGACCATGTCTCCTGGGGCATTCATGCTATCATTTCCTTTAGGTAAATACCCAGAGGTGGAATTGCTGCTTGAGCATATATGTGAATCTATCTTAAACTTCACAAGATAATGCAAACCCTTAGTTtcaaaaataattgaaacaaTTTATACTCCTACCAGCAATATAAGAGATTCTGTGtaacatttgttaatttttgtcagTCTACTGAGTCCAAAgttgtatttcactgtggtcttttttttttttttttttgagagacagagagagagtcttgagtgcagtggctgatgtcagctcactgcaacctctctctccagagttcaagtgattcttgtgcctcagcccccgtgtaacagggattacaggtgtgtacaccatgcccagctaactttttgtatttttagtagagacagggtttcaccatgttgcccaggctggtcttgaactcctgtccaagtgatttgcccacttcggcctcccaaagtgctgggattacaggcatgagccaccacacccagcctcagtgtGGTCTTGATTTGTAGTTTCTTGATGACTGATCAAGCTGAACATCTCTTCTTACGCTTATTGGCCATGTTTTtccagtcttttgcccatttttcaatagGCTTGTTTGAACTTGGTTTCAATTTTTATTCAACTAGTTGCCTAGTTCATTGCATTATTCTTGGACAAAGGACAAATTAAATATACAACATTAGAAGATTCTCCAAATACAACCTGCCTGGAAAATACTCTGGCATTTGTTTATGCTGCTTTTCCCCCCAAATTTGGTGTGGCCTTCTTCAATGGGTCATTAGCTCAGAACAGATGGCACCTGTGCTCTTTGAAGATACCCATACACTTGGCTGACAAAATTTGTCCTTTTGTATACCAATAGCATTTGATTTATACCACTCTATTAGAGCAAACCACATGTGTACAACTACACGtctttcccctttctctcctAGAAAAATAGGAGTTTCTTGATGGCAGTAACTTGCTCATTTATCTCTGAATATTCAAAATATGCTTGGAAAAGAGGCATTAAACAAATGTTCAAAATTCAAAAGGGATGACTTTGCTACAGGATCAAATTTCAATGCATTCCATTCactttacattttataattcttattttatgtagagatggggtctcactatgttggtcatgctggtctcaaactcctggcctccagcaatcctactgcctcagccttcccaaagtgctggcattatagccacccccaccccgcccccctcATTCACATTTTAAGTGAGGCATTACAGAGTTTTAAATCAAGTTCTTTAACATTTTTAGTAAGCAATTTTACTATTAATAGTAAACTTCAGAAAATCTTGATCGTTTTCAGTTTGAGATATTCTGTTCAGTTACTGAACGTGTGACCCAGTTTTGGTTTGGAAGATATGATTACTGTCAGGACTGGGTACTTACTATACCATAGGACTCACAgtcacagacaaaaataaatatttcttgggtTTAGATAATTAggttatattttataaagaacaaaacacaaacaaaaaaataactatGCTACAAGGGAAAATATAAGTTCTATTCTAATCAAAGAATTGAGaccactacaaaaataaaagaaaaaacccaaaaccatgaaatatttaaacaattcCATATAAGTTAAATACTTAAGGAAGAGTTTTAATTgtcatacaaatatctacagtaTTTCTATCCTCCATCGGGGCCCTAACTTTCATCCTTAATTTATGTGAAACCCAAAATCACTCATTTGGTCATGCAACAAATATTGAGGGCACGAAAGTATGCCAGACTCTATTTAAGTAACTCAATTTTTCACTTGCATTAAAGAAAATTGAACTTCTCCGAGTGTCTCACTGTCTTAGAAATTAAACTAACACCAGTATTGTGTACTCACTTGAAGTCTTTATGGAGTAGGAGAAAGTACTTAGAAATGACACGTCAGCAAAAAGGAACAGGGGAGCCTTCCTGGCAGAAGAGGAGGCAAATGTCAAGATCAAGCGGTGCGGAATCCTTCGCCAGCTGGGTTCCAATCTTGACTCCAGTTCTTTAACCCCTGGGGCTGGGAAACTCCCTTAGAGTGACTTCAGCCCACCGCACCAAGGAAGCTATATGACTTCTTCATGTTTAGAATAGCTAGAGCAagaccaagcgtggtggctcacgcctgaaatgccagcactttgggaggcggaggcgggtgaatcacttgaggccaggagttcaagaccagcctggccaacatggtgaaaccccgtatctaccaaaaacaaaaaacaaaaaacaaacaaatacaaaaattagccgggcgtggtggcgcaggcctgtaatcccagctactcgggaagctgaggcaggtgaatcgcttgaacccgggaggcggaggcgagatcgtgccactgcactccagcctcggtggcaGAGCTAGACTTGGTCtcgaaaagaaaggaaaaaagaaaaggtagagaAGGGGCAGATTAGTTAACGCGGCATGGATCATACCGCATCCTGGGGTGCCAAGCCTAATGAGAAGTTAGGAAGGACAGAGCCAGGAGTAGAGCGAGGCTGTTATACGGAGCTTTACCGGAGGCCGAGGCGACCCCTACGGCCTGGACGCAGGCTGATCACCAGGTCTTTCGCCCCCTACCCTCGCCTACTGGAAAGTGTGCTTAACTGGTAGCACCAGCCCCACCTTTCTCCAAGACCCTCACTACACCCCGGGAGTACCGGGTAGGACCACGCGCTTGATAATCCCACAGCTGTCTCTCTTACATTCTCACTGAACTTATTAGAACCTAAACCGCCGCCCGTTTCCCTTCTAGACCCCCAGGCTGCTCTGAACAGGGCCTTTACTCGGAAGCCAGGGCTTACCTCCCGGCTGCGATAGGGTTATTTGTGATGGGCATGACACTGCTCGGAGCGGGGGATTCCCGGCAACTTGGCGACCTGCAGGTGATCTGGCCTTTCATGCCGGCGTGACCCCCACTGCCTGCCTGCCAACTCCACGCCCGCCGCCAGGTGGCCGAGCAGGACGCCATCCGCTTGGCGTAGGCAACTTTACGCAGCTGGCTAAGCGGGAATCGCAGGGTGTCGCGAGTTTCGCCCGGCCGCCTTAATCTCAGCATTTGAGCTTGGTCACCTCTCACTCAACGTCAGCGATGAAGTAAAATAGTACCCAGTAAGACTACGCGCCACACTAGAGCTGCATTCAGCTTTCGGGCTTGCAGGTAGCGGCGTGCTGCGACCTCCCATTTCCTGCGACCTAGCAGGCCCTGCACACGCACGAACCGCCCTCTGACGCGTGACGCTCACCCCTGAAGGCCAGCAGGAAGTCACCTAAGCCCTGATTTACATGGAAGCCATCCGATACGTGCTTATGGGCCAACGACTCGGCCGCTTAGAAGACCGTGACCAGTTCTAACACTAGGGCTTTGTAGAAGCACTCTTCTAAACAAAATCCGCTGTCTGGATTTTGGGAGGTCACTACTGCGTTGCGCGGCACCTCCAGGGTCGTACCTAAGCACAGGCGGAATCCCCTCCTTGAGGTCTAGTTCTCCCCGCGCCCGCCAAGTCTAATCCCGAGCAGATGCTCGGGCCGCGAATGTCCCATTTCCGGTATCCGGAAGGCGGCATCAAAGGGTTGATATTTACCCGTTATCTAGGAAGTGTTAACAGCTCTTTCTGGGACAGTTTGGGGGCCCTGAAAAGGGCCTTTTGGAGTCTGTAGAGAAGCTGTGGGGACAGCTCAACCGCCGAAACCATAAAGGGTGCGACCCTGGCGTTTCAGCGCGTACACCACATCCATGGCCGTGACGGTCTTGCGCTTGGCGTGCTCCGTGTAAGTCACCGCGTCACGGATCACGTTCTCCAGGAAGACTTTGAGGACTCCCCGGGTCTCCTCGTAGATGAGACCAGAAATGCGCTTGACGCCCCCACGTCGGGCGAGACGGCGAATCGCCGGCTTTGTAATGCCTTGGATGTTGTCCCGCAGCACCTTCCGGTGGCGCTTGGCGCCTCCTTTTCCCAGCCCCTTGCCACCTTTACCTCGCCCAGACATTCTGAAAGCACAGCACCCACTCAGCAGAAAATCAGGCTGCCCACTGTGATTGCCAGTGGCAGACCAGGGCTTATATTCTCTCGATGCGGACCTGTTTGAAAACATCAAAAAAGTGGGCGGAGCTCTAGGCCCCACCTCTGGAGACACGCTATAGTTATTAAGTCCAGGAAGCAGTCAGCGAAACCAGCCTGATTTTTTTGTCGTTTGCTCTTTTgggaaaatttttttctgatgtttgGAGAAAGGTTCATGGTGATAACGTTTTAAAGTTAAAACAGTATGAGCTAAAAGAATTTATATTGCCTTTTCTCAGCGCTTAAATAAAAGTAGGCCAGATGCTATGCACGTTCCTTGttctgtccctccctccttctgtTTTTTCAAACGGAATTCCTGACTTACTATGAAACTCTATAAAAACCTGAAAAGCTTTACATCCGAGATTTCAAAgcaattacttaaaatttttcacaCGTGGGTCTTCTAAAGACCTAGTAGGGGGAGaggacttttttctcttttacggCCCTGCAGATAATTAAAACACTTTCAATTGAAAAAAGAAAGTCCAGCTTCCCGTCCCCCACCTAcactccacccccacctccccccgACCCCCGCCATTCCCCTTTCAGCTGCTTCTGCGCAATTTGCAGGTTTTCCTGCCCTGCAAGAGCCTGTGTGCTTTTCAACCAAGTAACTTCCTGTGGTTATTTAGTTGAAATATTGTCAATGTCTTATGTCATTCAAATCTCAGGTTCTCATCTCACATTTTCCACTTAAAAATTCAAAGTTCTTGTTAAACAATGGATGCCACAATCATGACTTTGAATAATGATTTCTACTGCAAATCCCCTCAGGAGGTTCTGAATCCCTTCCTTTCTCAAGAGAATCCCTGAACAAAAACGAAAGTTTCTGTAAGGTGTCACCGCTCTTCAAAGGTGTCAGGACCCTGTCTTCTCTAAAGGTTTTACTGTGTTAAAAAGCAGTTGTTATTTAGAGGATGAGTCATAAGTCTTTCCCAGGTAGTTAATTAGGATTCTGAGCAATGAATTTTAGTAAGTGGGGCTTCTTTGTCCCTGGTCTTGAAGATAAGCCTTTACAGCAGGAAGACTTTATGgtaaaattttgttatatttataaatGCCTACAGTTTACATTTGTTTCAATCCATGCCCATCTTCATAACCcaaaaggtatttatttttcttttactttttgttaaAGATAAAAGAGTTGGAACACTGTCTTGAATGGCTGGAAAAAGTCCTGAATGGTCGAACTTCACTCATGATTTTAATATTTGACTCAGAGGTAAGAGGAAAAGTCTATCAGATCTTGAAGAGATAAGAATTATTgtaatggggccgggcgcggtggctcacgcctgtaatcccagcgctctgggaggccgaggagggcggattacgaggtcaggagatcgagaccatcctggctaacatggtgaaaccccatctctactaaaaatacataaaaattagccgggcgtggtggcgggcgcctgtagtcccagctacttgggaggctgaggcaggagaatggcgtgaacccgggagacggagcttgtagtgagccgagatcgggccactgcactccagcctgggcgacagagcgagactccgtctcaaaaaaaaaaaaaaaaaaaaaaaaaaaaaattattgtaatgGTAAAATCGGTTGACTTATACTTAAACTTTCTAAGAAATCAAGACATTTGCAAATTAGAAATCTCTTGCTtataggaataaaagaaaaaatcgtGTCTAAAAtagtaatactttttaaaactcttGAAAATTCCCCAAGATACAGGCAAAAATTTAAGCGAGTTTACAGAACTCATTCCAGGAACATCTCGTTAAAAACTGCATCAGAGATTTGTATGCCCATTTATTTGGTATATCTAAGAGTTATTGGATGCTTACTAgcgtatttaattttcaaaacacttTGATACAGGTACAGGAGTCAAATAACTTATCAAAGGTCACTGCTCAGTGGTAAAGCCAGGATTTAGGCTGAGATAGACTGGCTCTGGAAAGACCGCCTAAACCATGACAATAGCTCTGAAGACATTTATTGAGTCCCCAGTATGGGTTCATCATTGTTCTAGGCAGTAAtgacatatacataaatatttgaaaatgttatttcaatGAAGTCAAATCTTTATTCGGATAGTGAGAAGGtaaatttgttttactttaaatgtaaatgaatccacataaaatgtttattttaaaaagcaagggtTCAACATTACTTCACGTATCGGTGTTAACTGTGTTACTGAAAATGTTCAGGTAAAAATGAAATGACCTCGATGAATTAGgagaaagtaatttttaattaaaacaaaacacttgaaacgaaacactctttctgtttcAAAAAGCATGGGTCCACAATTCAGGTATATAAGAATAAGCTGCCATTCTGACTTTAGTCTCTGGGCTCATTTACAAAGAGACCCGGGGGACCTCCACGTCTTCGCAGAGGACCAGATCCGCTGATCTGCGGCGCCCTGGCTTGCGGGGAGCAAGCCAAGGCCAAGACTTTGGCCTCTCCAATAAAACCTAGTGGCTCTTTGCAGGCCCATAGCCTCAAAGACAAAAGATATTTTGGCTAGGCGAGCTTGTTCCTCCCGTCAGCACAGGAAGCATTCACGTCTGGTCATCACTCTAGCTTCAAAGACTCAAAAGTGAACGATTGGCTGGCTGTGAGCCGCAGGACCCTGCGGGGAGACCAGGGTGGTCTCTACACTGTTGGGTAGCTAGCTGGAGGCAAGGCGCTTGTATAAGAAACAGCCCACGGACCCTGTCCTGGGCAGGCAGAATTCCGCGGACAGGCTGTTGTCTCGCCTAAGCAGCACGGGCTGCGGAGACAGAAACCTACCTGAGTAGTACGGTGTATTATATGAGAACATCCACTTAGCATAGCAACGTCTACGGACAACCCCTGTAGCTCTTCTTCTGGATTGTTTTCTGTTTCCAACCATCTTTTCTTATTTCCTACGAGTTTATTTGCTTGTGAGCGAGCGTGGTCGTGGAAAACCCGTAACCGCTAAATTCATCTGGGTCCCCAAAGACTGAGCGGGCTTGCCTCGGTATTTATGTGAGCGGCTATGTAAATGAGGATTCGGAGATTGCTCTATTGACTGGAGAGAG
The Gorilla gorilla gorilla isolate KB3781 chromosome 10, NHGRI_mGorGor1-v2.1_pri, whole genome shotgun sequence genome window above contains:
- the H4C16 gene encoding histone H4 isoform X4; the encoded protein is MLRLRRPGETRDTLRFPLSQLRKVAYAKRMASCSATWRRAWSWQAGSGGHAGMKGQITCRSPSCRESPAPSSVMPITNNPIAAGRKAPLFLFADVSFLSTFSYSIKTSSL
- the H4C16 gene encoding histone H4 isoform X3 encodes the protein MLRLRRPGETRDTLRFPLSQLRKVAYAKRMASCSATWRRAWSWQAGSGGHAGMKGQITCRSPSCRESPAPSSVMPITNNPIAAGRKAPLFLFADVSFLSTFSYSIKTSRKHPPSPVSVIL
- the H4C16 gene encoding histone H4 isoform X1, which encodes MLRLRRPGETRDTLRFPLSQLRKVAYAKRMASCSATWRRAWSWQAGSGGHAGMKGQITCRSPSCRESPAPSSVMPITNNPIAAGRKTSTQSSLRDPLMSSDRASDGSLASDFDKSLSIQTPEETEHWWMMNLGSKWTMNVVSVTN
- the H4C16 gene encoding histone H4 isoform X2 encodes the protein MSGRGKGGKGLGKGGAKRHRKVLRDNIQGITKPAIRRLARRGGVKRISGLIYEETRGVLKVFLENVIRDAVTYTEHAKRKTVTAMDVVYALKRQGRTLYGFGG